One Microvirga thermotolerans DNA window includes the following coding sequences:
- a CDS encoding alpha-2-macroglobulin family protein has translation MIRRWVHTAVLAAGIMAGALAAAPLSAQGQGQQAPKSFASDELASQAVRLEQALRKESAGYSAERNAATLRRSGEAMLGRGLANQALNAFAAAIAAEPGNAANWAGYARAALAVNPGDDWEEREKLQNRRLAAAYAAYQRATNPSDEAAALALLGRAYAAQEFWRPALNAYAASLKLKDDPAVRAVYEPLREEHGFRVLDFKVDSDSASPRVCFRFSDPLAAGKTDFAPFVAVSGNANAAVSAEGEQLCVDGLRHSERYAIVLRQGLPSSVGENLLASADYEIYVRDRSPQARFTGRNYVLPSTGQEGIPVVSVNTRKVDVEVYRIGDRSLLPTVRSYDFLGQLSRYSAAEIGREKGVRIWSGTLDTASDLNRDVITAFPVMDAVGRLEPGIYVMTAKPNDGGPPNGPGDEDYGSIATQWFVVSDLGLTAFTGKGGVQVFVRSLASAEPRADVEIRLIARNNEVLAAKKTDATGVAQFDPGLARGEGGLAPGLVVATVGDDYGFLDLGSAAFDLSDRGVKGRVVPGSLDAYLYTERGVYRTGETVALAALLRDVKGAAVPNVPLTLVVRRPDGVEYRRAQVEDQGLGGRALSIPILPGSLRGTWRIAAYTDPKGPSVGETSFLVEDYVPERLEVNLSPKVDALVPGQPAPIDLSARYLYGAPGADLAVTGEVAVAAAAGSGVKGLEGFAVGLDDEAVEASTVEIEQAATTDAQGRASLRIPVQGVAAPRPLEARITLRVAEPGGRAVERSVTLPILPKGPVVGVRKNFTGQLGEGASATFDVVLADPAGKRLAGQATWSLYRIERRYQWYNSDGRWSYEPVRNTRRVADGRIDVKVDAASRISAPVEWGTYRLDVSAPGLGETAQTSLSFTVGWSGDQMADTPDLLDMTLDRASYRAGDTMKVRLNPRFAGKATLAVVSDRVHDIRVVDVAAAGTDVSLPVRAEWGPGAYLVVMAHRPLDKAARRMPGRSLGTAWFEIDRDARALSVSLNAPDRIRPRGTLSLPVKVDGLKPGDDARITVAAVDVGILNLTRYEAPNPTGHFFGQKQLSSEIRDLYGYLIDGMQGTRGAIRSGGDMEPKPLDGIPPTQEPLARFSGVVKVSPDGTAQVDFDIPAFNGTVRVMAVAWTKDRVGSASSDVIVRDPVVLAGTLPRFLAVGDRSRLLLQLDNVEGAAGDYTVDLDIGGPVLVPADALRATVRLAEKAKGSVTVPVTAGGQGPATVDVTLRGPGIGELTQRFALAIQPGTGALTRRSVQNLSPGASVTLSRDLVSDILAGSGAVSVSVSPLASLDVPGLLQALDRYPYGCTEQIVSRALPLLYVNKLAEEERLSLDEKADERVRTAIERILARQDSNGSFGLWGVGGEDIWLDAYAMDFLTRARERGFAVPQVAFTLALDRLRNFVANTTQVEDNAANLAYAAYVLARNGRPVMGDLRYLSDTKLGAFDSALARGQIAAALALLGDRARAQKAFASAVERLRSEKDTGDYRADYGSRLRDGAGLLALASETDNVPAVMQPVAKVIEEERGTRRTSTQEQAWLVLAAQAVARDAEAMVLKVGGEERKGAFYRTYRDITLAGAPVTLTNAGTAAVQAVVTVTGNPVEPEPGLSRGYAVERSYYRPDGTQVQPSEVRQNERLVTVLKVTETEARQARVLLVDRLPAGFEIDNPRLVDSDTVAGLPWLKRDVEPAHVEYRDDRFVAAFDRDPDQSAFFTVAYMVRAVSPGRYVHPAAQVEDMYRPERFGRTGFGSVEVTQAGP, from the coding sequence ATGATCCGTCGATGGGTGCACACGGCCGTTCTCGCCGCCGGCATCATGGCCGGTGCGCTCGCGGCGGCTCCCCTGTCCGCCCAGGGCCAGGGGCAGCAGGCGCCGAAGTCCTTCGCCAGCGATGAACTGGCGAGCCAGGCCGTGCGGCTGGAGCAGGCGCTCAGGAAGGAGAGCGCCGGGTACTCGGCCGAGAGGAATGCGGCCACCCTGCGCCGCAGCGGCGAGGCGATGCTGGGGCGCGGCCTCGCCAACCAGGCCCTGAATGCCTTCGCCGCCGCAATCGCCGCCGAGCCCGGGAATGCCGCCAACTGGGCCGGCTATGCCCGGGCGGCGCTTGCGGTGAATCCCGGTGACGACTGGGAGGAGCGGGAGAAGCTGCAGAACCGCCGGCTCGCGGCGGCCTACGCAGCCTACCAGCGGGCGACGAACCCGTCCGACGAGGCCGCCGCGCTCGCCCTTCTCGGACGCGCCTACGCGGCGCAGGAATTCTGGCGCCCGGCGCTCAACGCCTATGCGGCGAGCCTCAAGCTGAAGGACGATCCGGCCGTTCGCGCCGTCTACGAGCCGCTCCGCGAGGAGCACGGGTTCCGCGTCCTGGACTTCAAGGTGGATTCCGATTCCGCTTCGCCGCGGGTCTGCTTCCGGTTCTCGGATCCTCTGGCCGCGGGCAAGACCGACTTCGCTCCCTTCGTCGCCGTCTCCGGCAATGCGAACGCCGCCGTTTCCGCCGAGGGGGAGCAGTTGTGCGTCGACGGACTCAGGCACAGCGAGCGCTATGCCATCGTGCTGCGGCAGGGGCTGCCGTCCTCCGTCGGCGAGAACCTCCTGGCTTCCGCCGACTACGAGATCTACGTGCGCGACCGCTCGCCCCAGGCGCGGTTCACCGGCCGCAACTACGTGCTGCCGAGCACGGGCCAGGAGGGCATTCCCGTCGTTTCCGTGAACACCCGCAAGGTGGACGTGGAGGTCTACCGCATCGGCGACCGCAGCCTGCTGCCGACGGTCCGCTCCTACGACTTCCTCGGTCAGCTCAGCCGCTATTCGGCCGCCGAGATCGGCCGCGAGAAGGGCGTGAGGATCTGGAGCGGGACCCTCGACACCGCATCCGACCTCAACCGCGACGTGATCACCGCCTTCCCGGTCATGGATGCGGTCGGGCGGCTGGAGCCGGGCATCTACGTGATGACGGCCAAGCCCAACGACGGCGGTCCGCCGAACGGCCCGGGCGACGAGGATTACGGCAGCATCGCCACCCAATGGTTCGTGGTCTCCGATCTCGGCCTGACGGCCTTCACCGGAAAGGGCGGCGTTCAGGTCTTCGTGCGCTCCCTCGCGAGCGCCGAACCGCGCGCCGACGTGGAGATCCGGCTGATCGCCCGCAACAACGAGGTCCTCGCCGCGAAGAAGACCGATGCGACGGGCGTCGCCCAGTTCGATCCGGGTCTCGCCCGCGGCGAGGGCGGCCTCGCGCCCGGCCTCGTGGTCGCGACGGTCGGCGACGACTACGGATTCCTCGACCTCGGTTCCGCCGCCTTCGACCTGAGCGACCGGGGCGTCAAGGGCCGGGTCGTGCCGGGCTCGCTCGATGCGTATCTCTACACGGAGCGCGGCGTCTACCGCACCGGAGAGACCGTGGCCCTCGCCGCGCTCCTGCGCGACGTGAAGGGTGCGGCGGTGCCGAACGTTCCGCTCACCCTCGTGGTCCGGCGCCCGGACGGCGTCGAGTATCGCCGCGCCCAGGTGGAGGACCAGGGCCTCGGCGGGCGGGCCCTGTCCATTCCGATCCTCCCAGGCTCCCTGCGGGGCACGTGGCGGATCGCCGCCTATACGGATCCGAAAGGGCCTTCCGTCGGCGAGACGAGCTTCCTGGTCGAGGACTACGTGCCCGAGCGGCTGGAGGTGAACCTCTCTCCCAAGGTCGACGCTCTCGTTCCGGGCCAGCCTGCGCCCATCGACCTGTCGGCCCGCTATCTGTACGGGGCGCCGGGCGCGGATCTCGCGGTGACCGGCGAGGTGGCCGTCGCCGCCGCGGCTGGGAGCGGCGTGAAGGGGCTCGAGGGATTTGCCGTCGGCCTCGACGACGAGGCCGTCGAGGCCTCGACCGTCGAGATCGAGCAGGCGGCGACGACCGATGCCCAGGGGCGTGCGAGCCTCCGGATTCCCGTGCAGGGCGTGGCCGCGCCGCGACCGCTCGAAGCCCGCATCACCCTGCGCGTGGCCGAACCGGGCGGCCGCGCGGTGGAGCGCAGCGTGACGCTCCCGATCCTGCCCAAGGGGCCGGTGGTCGGCGTGCGCAAGAACTTCACCGGCCAGCTCGGCGAAGGCGCCAGCGCGACCTTCGACGTCGTTCTCGCCGATCCCGCGGGCAAGCGCCTCGCCGGGCAGGCGACCTGGAGCCTCTACAGGATCGAGCGGCGCTACCAATGGTACAATTCCGACGGACGCTGGAGCTACGAGCCGGTCAGGAACACGCGGCGCGTCGCCGACGGGCGCATCGACGTGAAGGTCGACGCGGCTTCACGCATCTCTGCGCCCGTGGAATGGGGAACCTACCGTCTCGACGTGAGCGCTCCCGGCCTCGGCGAGACGGCTCAGACCAGCCTGTCCTTCACGGTCGGATGGTCGGGCGACCAGATGGCGGATACGCCCGACCTTCTCGACATGACCCTCGACCGGGCGAGCTACCGGGCGGGCGACACCATGAAGGTGCGGCTCAACCCCCGCTTCGCGGGCAAGGCGACCCTCGCCGTGGTGAGCGACCGCGTGCACGACATCCGCGTAGTGGACGTGGCGGCCGCCGGCACGGACGTGAGCCTGCCCGTCAGGGCCGAGTGGGGGCCGGGAGCCTATCTCGTCGTCATGGCGCATCGTCCGCTCGACAAGGCGGCGCGGCGGATGCCGGGGCGCTCCCTGGGAACGGCCTGGTTCGAGATCGACCGGGACGCCCGCGCACTCTCCGTTTCCCTCAACGCGCCCGACAGGATCAGGCCCCGCGGCACCTTGAGCCTGCCGGTCAAGGTCGACGGCCTGAAGCCGGGCGACGACGCCCGGATCACCGTCGCGGCGGTCGATGTCGGCATCCTCAACCTGACGCGCTACGAGGCTCCGAACCCGACAGGTCATTTCTTCGGGCAGAAGCAGCTCTCCTCCGAGATCCGCGACCTCTATGGCTATCTCATCGACGGCATGCAGGGCACGCGCGGCGCGATCCGCTCCGGCGGCGACATGGAGCCGAAGCCTCTCGACGGCATCCCGCCCACCCAGGAGCCCCTGGCCCGTTTCTCCGGCGTGGTGAAGGTCTCGCCCGACGGCACGGCGCAGGTCGACTTCGACATTCCCGCCTTCAACGGCACCGTGCGCGTGATGGCGGTCGCCTGGACCAAGGACCGGGTCGGCAGCGCGTCCTCGGACGTGATCGTGCGCGATCCCGTGGTGCTTGCCGGCACCCTGCCGCGCTTCCTGGCGGTCGGCGACCGCTCGCGCCTGCTCCTGCAACTCGACAATGTGGAAGGCGCGGCCGGGGACTATACGGTCGATCTCGACATCGGCGGCCCGGTGCTCGTTCCCGCGGATGCCCTGCGCGCGACGGTGAGGCTTGCCGAGAAGGCCAAGGGCAGCGTCACCGTTCCGGTCACGGCCGGCGGGCAGGGTCCGGCCACGGTCGACGTGACTCTCAGGGGGCCGGGGATCGGCGAGCTGACGCAGCGCTTCGCCCTCGCCATCCAGCCGGGAACGGGGGCGCTGACCCGCCGCTCGGTGCAGAACCTGAGCCCCGGCGCGAGCGTGACGCTCTCGAGGGACCTCGTGTCCGACATCCTTGCGGGATCCGGCGCGGTGTCCGTGTCGGTCTCGCCGCTGGCGAGCCTCGACGTGCCGGGGCTTCTCCAGGCCCTCGACCGCTATCCCTACGGCTGCACGGAGCAGATCGTCAGCCGCGCGCTGCCGCTCCTCTACGTCAACAAGCTCGCCGAGGAGGAGAGGCTCTCCCTCGACGAGAAGGCGGACGAGCGGGTGCGCACGGCCATCGAGCGCATCCTGGCGCGGCAGGATTCCAACGGCTCCTTCGGCCTGTGGGGCGTGGGAGGCGAGGACATCTGGCTCGACGCCTATGCCATGGACTTCCTCACCCGCGCGCGGGAGCGGGGCTTCGCGGTGCCGCAGGTCGCCTTCACGCTCGCCCTCGACCGGCTGCGCAACTTCGTCGCCAACACCACGCAGGTGGAGGACAACGCGGCGAACCTCGCCTATGCGGCCTACGTCCTCGCCCGCAACGGGCGCCCCGTCATGGGCGATCTCCGCTATCTGTCCGATACCAAGCTGGGCGCATTCGATTCCGCCCTGGCGCGGGGGCAGATCGCCGCCGCTCTCGCGCTGCTTGGAGACAGGGCGCGGGCGCAGAAGGCCTTCGCCTCCGCCGTCGAGCGCCTGCGGAGCGAGAAGGACACGGGCGACTACCGGGCCGACTACGGATCGCGCCTGCGCGACGGGGCGGGGCTTCTCGCCCTCGCATCCGAGACCGACAACGTTCCCGCCGTCATGCAGCCGGTCGCGAAGGTCATCGAGGAGGAGCGGGGCACGCGCCGCACCAGCACGCAGGAGCAGGCCTGGCTCGTGCTTGCGGCCCAGGCCGTGGCCCGCGACGCGGAGGCGATGGTGCTGAAGGTGGGTGGCGAGGAGCGGAAGGGCGCCTTCTACCGCACCTACCGGGACATTACGCTGGCCGGCGCTCCCGTCACCCTGACCAATGCGGGGACGGCCGCGGTCCAGGCGGTCGTGACCGTGACCGGCAACCCCGTGGAGCCGGAGCCCGGACTTTCCCGCGGCTACGCGGTGGAGCGCAGCTACTACAGACCCGACGGAACGCAGGTCCAGCCGTCCGAGGTGCGCCAGAACGAGCGGCTCGTGACCGTGCTGAAGGTCACGGAGACGGAGGCCCGCCAGGCCCGCGTCCTCCTGGTCGACCGCCTGCCGGCAGGTTTCGAGATCGACAATCCGCGCCTCGTCGACAGCGATACGGTCGCGGGCCTGCCGTGGCTCAAGAGGGATGTGGAGCCTGCCCATGTCGAATATCGGGACGACCGCTTCGTGGCGGCCTTCGACCGCGATCCCGACCAGTCCGCCTTCTTCACCGTGGCCTACATGGTGCGGGCGGTCTCGCCGGGCCGCTACGTGCATCCGGCGGCCCAGGTCGAGGACATGTACCGTCCCGAGCGCTTCGGGCGCACGGGCTTCGGTTCCGTCGAGGTGACGCAGGCCGGGCCGTGA
- the pbpC gene encoding penicillin-binding protein 1C has protein sequence MRREGTSLVRAGRRIAAGLAGLVALAGLGLWSYVESLGPLDLSVSETRSTVVLDREGRLLRPFVTAEGRWRLPLATADVDPHYLAMLKAYEDARFDRHAGVDPFAMLRAFHQLVRSGGVVSGGSTLTMQVARLLEPREDRTIGAKLRQVVRALQLERRLTKDQILTLYLTLAPYGGNLEGARAASLSYFGREPKRLSFAEAALLVALPQAPELRRPDRDPQAARRARDRVIDRVRARGVIGAAEAEAAKAEPVPNRRYAFPMLAAHAAEQAVAERPSEKVQRLAIDARLQANLERLARERIERLDPRLSLAILVIHNATGEVRAQVGSPDYLSRERAGAIDMTQALRSPGSALKPIVYALAFENGLAHPETLLDDRPSRYGAYQPENFDLGFQGTVTARRALQLSLNVPAVELLNELGPARLLARLHQTGIGIAMPREAAPGLAIGLGGLGITLTDLTRIFAGLARGGEVPRLARRFGEVPPPDAPRRIADPVSAWYVFDILRGAPPPDNALAGRIAFKTGTSYGYRDAWAVGYDRNYTVGVWIGRPDGTAVPGLVGRASAAPVLFDAYGRLGVEPEALPVPPFALQATTATLPPPLRHVRQDVPKTLASTVQAPLRITFPLDGSRVELGLSGGEEGGSLALKASGGVPPLTWLVDGAPVEAGSLRRSALWQPQGVGFVRLSVIDAKGATDSVVVRVE, from the coding sequence ATGCGACGGGAGGGCACGAGCCTCGTCCGGGCCGGCCGGCGGATCGCCGCCGGTCTTGCGGGCCTCGTCGCGCTGGCGGGGCTCGGCCTCTGGAGCTACGTGGAAAGCCTCGGCCCCCTCGACCTGAGCGTCTCCGAAACGCGCTCGACGGTCGTCCTCGACCGAGAAGGGCGGCTGCTGCGGCCCTTCGTGACGGCGGAGGGGCGCTGGCGCCTGCCCCTCGCGACCGCGGACGTCGACCCGCACTACCTGGCGATGCTGAAGGCCTACGAAGACGCGCGGTTCGACCGTCACGCGGGCGTCGATCCCTTCGCGATGCTGCGGGCCTTCCACCAGCTCGTGCGCAGCGGCGGCGTGGTGTCCGGCGGATCGACGCTCACCATGCAGGTCGCCCGGCTCCTGGAGCCCCGCGAGGACCGGACCATCGGCGCGAAGCTCCGTCAGGTCGTCCGCGCCCTCCAGCTGGAGCGCCGGCTGACCAAGGACCAGATCCTCACGCTTTACCTCACCCTCGCCCCCTACGGCGGCAACCTCGAGGGTGCGCGGGCGGCGAGCCTTTCCTATTTCGGGCGCGAGCCGAAGCGCCTGTCCTTCGCGGAGGCTGCGCTCCTCGTGGCCCTGCCGCAGGCCCCCGAGCTGCGGCGTCCGGACCGGGACCCGCAGGCCGCGCGCCGGGCCCGGGACAGGGTTATCGACCGCGTGCGCGCGCGAGGCGTCATCGGGGCGGCGGAGGCGGAAGCGGCGAAGGCCGAGCCGGTGCCGAACAGGCGCTATGCCTTTCCCATGCTGGCCGCCCACGCGGCGGAGCAGGCCGTTGCGGAACGCCCCTCCGAGAAGGTGCAGCGGCTGGCCATCGATGCGCGCCTCCAGGCCAATCTGGAGCGCCTCGCGCGGGAGCGGATCGAGCGCCTCGATCCGCGCCTGTCCCTCGCCATCCTCGTGATCCACAACGCCACCGGCGAGGTCCGCGCGCAGGTCGGCAGCCCGGACTACCTGAGCCGCGAGCGCGCCGGCGCCATCGACATGACGCAGGCACTGCGCTCGCCGGGCTCGGCCCTGAAGCCGATCGTCTACGCGCTCGCCTTCGAGAACGGGCTGGCCCATCCCGAGACGCTGCTCGACGACCGGCCGTCCCGCTACGGCGCATATCAGCCGGAGAACTTCGATCTCGGCTTCCAGGGCACGGTGACGGCGCGGCGGGCCCTCCAGCTCTCCCTCAACGTGCCCGCGGTCGAGCTCCTGAACGAGCTCGGCCCCGCCCGTCTCCTGGCGCGGCTGCACCAGACCGGGATCGGCATCGCCATGCCCAGGGAGGCGGCGCCCGGCCTCGCCATCGGCCTCGGCGGCCTTGGGATCACGCTGACGGACCTCACGCGCATCTTTGCCGGGCTCGCCCGCGGCGGCGAGGTGCCGCGCCTCGCGCGCCGCTTCGGCGAGGTCCCCCCGCCCGATGCGCCGCGACGGATCGCGGATCCCGTCTCGGCCTGGTACGTCTTCGACATCCTGCGCGGCGCGCCGCCGCCGGACAACGCGCTTGCGGGGCGCATCGCCTTCAAGACGGGCACCTCCTACGGCTATCGCGACGCTTGGGCGGTCGGCTACGACCGCAACTACACCGTCGGCGTCTGGATCGGGCGGCCCGACGGGACCGCCGTTCCGGGCCTGGTCGGCCGCGCGTCGGCGGCGCCGGTCCTGTTCGATGCCTATGGCCGGCTGGGCGTGGAGCCGGAGGCCCTGCCCGTGCCCCCCTTCGCCCTCCAGGCCACCACCGCGACCCTGCCGCCGCCTTTGCGCCATGTGCGCCAGGACGTGCCCAAAACCCTGGCATCGACCGTGCAGGCGCCCCTGAGGATCACGTTCCCGCTCGACGGCTCGCGGGTCGAGCTCGGCCTGTCGGGCGGGGAGGAGGGAGGAAGCCTCGCTCTCAAGGCCTCGGGCGGCGTGCCGCCTCTCACCTGGCTGGTGGACGGCGCTCCGGTCGAAGCCGGTTCCCTGCGACGCAGCGCGCTGTGGCAGCCGCAGGGGGTCGGCTTCGTCCGCCTGTCGGTCATCGACGCGAAGGGCGCCACCGACAGCGTCGTCGTGCGGGTGGAGTGA
- the hemN gene encoding oxygen-independent coproporphyrinogen III oxidase, whose amino-acid sequence MTDHLVRRYGSLPVPRYTSYPTAAEFSAAVGSREHEAWLRRLDPRESVSVYLHVPYCRQLCLYCGCHTKVARRDEVIERYRATLEAEIATLARHLPDPLRIARLHWGGGTPSILGTEGLDSVLDALSRMFVFQPGFEHAIELDPRFVDRSLAQGLAALGVNRASLGVQDLDDVVQVAIGRVQPFDTVREAADLLRESGIGRINIDLMYGLPRQSLESIRATCRKVLSLDPDRIACYGYAHMPHRKANHRLIDPQALPGAEERFRQARAVAETFAGNGYVAIGLDHFARPDDPLALASRAGSLHRNFQGYTDDDRPTLVAFGASAISQLPDGYVQNAADIAAYLRSVEQGRLATARGYALTLDDRARGAIIESLMCNFAADLSILGEPSHYADELALLRPLVADGIVTVSGHRIAITEAGRPFVRLAAAVFDQFRAEDASRFSAAV is encoded by the coding sequence ATGACCGACCATCTCGTTCGCCGCTACGGCAGCCTGCCGGTGCCGCGCTACACCTCGTATCCGACCGCCGCGGAGTTCAGCGCCGCCGTGGGTTCGCGGGAGCACGAGGCATGGCTGCGGCGCCTCGACCCGCGCGAGAGCGTCTCGGTCTACCTGCACGTGCCCTATTGCCGCCAGCTCTGCCTCTACTGCGGCTGCCACACGAAGGTGGCACGGCGGGACGAGGTGATCGAGCGCTATCGGGCCACCCTGGAAGCCGAAATCGCGACGCTCGCGCGTCACCTCCCGGACCCGCTGCGCATCGCGCGGCTCCACTGGGGCGGAGGCACGCCGAGCATCCTGGGCACAGAGGGTCTCGACTCCGTTCTCGATGCCCTGTCCCGGATGTTCGTGTTCCAGCCCGGCTTCGAGCACGCCATCGAGCTCGATCCCCGCTTCGTCGACCGCAGCCTGGCCCAGGGCCTGGCGGCCCTCGGGGTCAACCGGGCGAGCCTCGGCGTGCAGGACCTCGACGACGTCGTGCAGGTCGCCATCGGCCGCGTGCAGCCCTTCGACACGGTGCGCGAGGCGGCGGACCTCCTGCGCGAGAGCGGTATCGGCAGGATCAACATCGACCTCATGTACGGCCTTCCCCGCCAGTCCCTCGAGTCGATCCGCGCCACCTGCCGCAAGGTCCTGTCGTTGGATCCGGACCGGATCGCCTGCTACGGCTACGCGCACATGCCCCATCGCAAGGCGAACCATCGCCTGATCGACCCGCAGGCGCTGCCGGGAGCGGAGGAGCGGTTCCGGCAGGCCCGCGCCGTCGCGGAGACATTCGCCGGCAACGGCTACGTGGCGATCGGCCTCGACCATTTCGCCCGGCCGGACGACCCCCTGGCGCTCGCCAGCCGCGCCGGCTCCCTGCACCGGAACTTCCAGGGCTACACCGACGACGACCGTCCGACCCTCGTCGCCTTCGGAGCATCGGCCATCTCGCAGCTCCCGGACGGCTACGTGCAGAACGCCGCCGACATCGCCGCCTACCTGCGCAGCGTCGAGCAGGGCCGGCTCGCCACGGCTCGGGGGTACGCGCTCACCCTGGACGACAGGGCACGGGGCGCGATCATCGAGTCGCTCATGTGCAACTTCGCCGCCGACCTGAGCATCCTGGGAGAACCGTCGCATTATGCAGACGAGCTCGCCCTGCTGCGCCCCCTGGTCGCCGACGGCATCGTGACGGTGAGCGGCCATCGCATCGCCATCACGGAGGCCGGGCGCCCCTTCGTGCGCCTCGCCGCCGCGGTCTTCGACCAGTTCCGCGCCGAGGATGCCTCGCGCTTCAGCGCCGCCGTGTGA
- a CDS encoding Crp/Fnr family transcriptional regulator yields MTSHYRPPCQACTNCDTRRMAVCSALQDDEVSELERAMSFVRLGPNDALVEEGEPRRRVYTLTSGMLRLSLALPDGRRQITGFLLPGDYLGLADDETYAQTAEAVMPSGLCSFSVRDMDRLVERFPRLRDRLHLMTRAALRQARETQMILGRLTPSEKVASFLLSMSARAVAHGRPASPVLLPMTRTDIADYLGLTIETVSRTFTKLKTQGLIRLPDPHSVEILDRDRLATVAGITIN; encoded by the coding sequence ATGACCTCACATTACCGCCCTCCCTGCCAAGCCTGCACCAACTGCGACACGCGGCGGATGGCGGTCTGCTCCGCGCTTCAGGACGACGAGGTCTCCGAGCTCGAACGGGCGATGAGCTTCGTCCGCCTCGGGCCCAACGATGCCCTCGTCGAGGAGGGCGAACCGCGCCGCCGGGTCTACACCCTGACCTCGGGAATGCTGCGCCTGTCCCTGGCGCTGCCCGACGGGCGCCGCCAGATCACCGGCTTCCTCCTGCCCGGCGACTATCTCGGCCTCGCCGACGACGAGACCTACGCCCAGACGGCGGAGGCGGTCATGCCGTCGGGCCTGTGCTCGTTCTCCGTCCGCGACATGGACCGGCTCGTGGAACGCTTTCCGCGCCTGCGGGACAGGCTGCACCTGATGACCCGGGCCGCCTTGCGGCAGGCCCGGGAGACCCAGATGATCCTGGGGCGGCTCACCCCGTCCGAGAAGGTCGCCTCCTTCCTGCTCAGCATGTCGGCCCGCGCCGTCGCGCACGGGCGCCCGGCGAGCCCGGTCCTGCTGCCCATGACCCGCACCGACATCGCGGACTATCTCGGCCTCACCATCGAGACCGTCAGCCGGACCTTCACCAAGCTGAAGACCCAAGGGTTGATCCGGCTTCCCGACCCCCATTCCGTCGAGATCCTCGACAGGGACCGCCTGGCGACCGTGGCCGGCATCACCATCAACTGA
- a CDS encoding GAF domain-containing protein, with product MFEAKALPKNAGKAEVYESLAQQLSGLVDGERDAIANAANMSALIYDLLPDLNWAGFYFMRGPGLVLGPFQGKPACIRIPVGRGVCGTAVERRTSIVVPDVHAFPGHIACDSASRSELVVPLIRGGAVLGVLDLDSPLPNRFDEADRIGCEKLVEIYLAASDLPDDRG from the coding sequence ATGTTCGAAGCAAAAGCTCTTCCCAAGAACGCCGGCAAGGCGGAAGTCTACGAATCGCTGGCCCAGCAGCTTTCAGGGCTCGTGGACGGCGAGCGGGATGCCATCGCCAACGCCGCAAACATGTCGGCCCTGATCTACGACCTCCTGCCCGATCTCAACTGGGCCGGGTTCTACTTCATGCGCGGGCCCGGCCTGGTGCTCGGCCCCTTCCAGGGGAAGCCGGCCTGCATCCGCATCCCGGTCGGCCGGGGGGTCTGCGGCACGGCCGTCGAGCGCAGGACGTCCATCGTCGTGCCGGACGTGCACGCCTTTCCGGGCCATATCGCCTGCGACAGCGCCTCCCGCTCCGAGCTCGTCGTGCCCCTGATCCGCGGCGGCGCGGTGCTCGGGGTCCTCGACCTGGACAGTCCTCTGCCGAACCGGTTCGACGAGGCGGACAGGATCGGCTGCGAGAAGCTGGTGGAGATCTATCTCGCCGCGTCCGACCTGCCGGACGACAGGGGTTGA